Part of the Gemmatimonas sp. genome is shown below.
CCGTGGGATACGCGGCGCGCGTGCGCTGCACCACATGCTCGATGCCGGCCATGGTGGACAGGTCGGCCTCGAGCGCAATGACGGTCACCCCGAGGGCGCTCAACCGAGTGCGTGCCTCGCGAATGGCGGCGCCGTCACGGGAACAGATGACGAGGTCCACGCCCTCTCGCGCCAGCTCCTCGGCCGTGGCGTAGGCAATGCCACGACTGGCGCCGCACACGAGCGCCACCTTTCCCTGGATACCGAGATCCATCAGCCCTGCCCGCCGTTGCTCATGGGCACGCCCGTGCGCAGGTAACCGTCGCTCTTGTCGATCCAGTCCTGCCGCGGCGGGTTGAAGATGTCCACGTCGAGGGTGTCCTCGAGCGCCTCGGCGCGATGCCGCACCATGCTGGGAATCACCAGCACTTCACCCGCACGCACATCCGTGAACGTCGCACCCGGGTTGTCGGCGTGCTCACCGATCCAGAAGCGCAGGGCCCCGCTCAGAATGTAGGTGATCTGCTCGTTCACGTGATCGTGCGCGGGTACAATGGCGCCCTGCTTGAGATACACGTGGGCCAGCATCTGCCGGTCCGTGTAGATCAGGCGCCGGCCGATCAGCGGCGTGAGCTCCTCGACGGCCAGGTCGTCCCAGGAGAGCTTGCGAACGTCGGTCATGTGCAGGGATGAAGGCAGGGTGGGCAGGTGGGGCGCGCCGCCCGAGGGGCGGGGCGGACGAACAACAGCGGGGGATACCGAAGGGGGGCGAGGGGGCGCGGCCACCCGCAGGAGCGGCGCCGGCGGGCCAAAGCTGGCGGCGGCGGCGAGTGCCGCCTGTTTGCGTGCTGCCGCCTTCTTGTTCTCTTTGCGGAGGTCCCAGAACATCCAACCGCAGAAGAGCATCCCGGCGCCGAATGTCAGCAGCGTATCGTACGGCAGCATCAGGAAGCGGCCCCGACCCTCAGCGCTCGGCCACGTAGACCGCCTGCTGCGTGAATCGCGGCTGCTCGATTTCCTGAAGGAGCACCCGCGCCAGCGTGGCGCGCGACACCTGGCTGCCGGCGCCCATGGACAGGGTGCTGTCGACCTGCACCTTGTCGGTCGCCGACGTGTCGGTCAGCGTGCCTGGCTTCACGACCGTCCATCCGTCGAGTCGGCTGGCGCGTATCAGTCGCTCCTGTTCGTCCCGGTCTTCCATCATGCCGTCGTGCGCCGACCGACGGGCGAACAGGTTCTTGAGCTTCATGGTGAGCCCCATGTTGCCGGCGCTCTCCCCCACCATCGCCCCGGTCACCACCAGCAGGCGTGACTGCTCGAGTGTCTTCATGGTGCTCACCACCAGCTTCGTGGCGGCGGCAAGGTACGGCACGCGGGCGTCATGCTTGTGCCCCAGCAGCACCACCGCCACATCGGCGCCGCGCAACACTTCGCGCACGGCGGTGGGGTCGGCCAGCGATCCGACGATGACCGTGGCATTTTCCGGCACCTGTTCGGCCGGCTTCGCCCGGTAGTGCAGGCGCAGGGCATGCCCGGCCGCCGCCGCGACGCCAATGAACTGGTGCCCAAGCCGACTCGAGGCTCCGTACACCCCAATGATCATCGCGACGCCTCGGTGTGACAGGCAGGCGGTCGGGCGCAGGGCGCTCGGCGAGTCCCGGCGTTCTGTGCTAGTATGGAAAAAAGCGCCATCCCACAACATGCACCCGCAACCCGCCGGACCGCCATGACAGTGCAACCTGCCGCCGTCCCCACCGACATCGAGATCGCCCAGCAGGCGGTCATACGCCCGATTCGCGACGTGGCCGCCGATCTGGGGCTGGAGGAGGACGACATTGACCTGTACGGAAAGTACAAGGCCAAGCTGCCGCTCTCCCTGGCGGCCGCCCCGGCCAAGGGACGACTGGTGCTCGTCACTGCCATCAACCCCACGCCGGCGGGCGAGGGCAAGAGCACCGTGAGCGTGGGGCTCTCCCAGGCGTTCCGGCGCCTCGGGCACAACGCCATCCTCTGCATGCGCGAGCCGAGCCTCGGCCCGGTATTCGGCGTCAAGGGGGGCGCAGCGGGGGGCGGGTATTCGCAGGTGCTGCCCATGGACGACATCAATCTGCACTTCACCGGCGACTTCCACGCCATCGCCAGTGCCCATGCGCTGTTGTCGGCGATGATCGACAATCACCTCTACCACGGCAACGCGTTGGGGATCAACCCCAAGGGCATCACGTGGCCGCGCACGATCGACATGAACGACCGCGCCCTGCGCACCGCCATCATTGGCGTGGGCACCGGCAACGGGACCATGCGCGAGGAGCGGTGGGTGATCATTCCCGCCAGCGAAATCATGGCCATTGTGGCACTGGCCGCCGACGCGGACGACCTCGAGCAGCGGCTCGGCAACATCATCGTCGGCACCACGTTGGGCAAGGACAAGAAGCCGGTGTACGCGCGGGATCTCGGCGCCACCGGCGCCATGACGCTGCTGCTCAAGGATGCGCTGCGCCCCAATCTCGTGCAGACGCTCGAAGGGGGGCCCGCCATCCTGCACGCGGGCCCGTTCGGCAACATTGCGCACGGCTGCAACTCGCTCGTGGCCACACGGGCGGGGCTGGCGCTCGGCGACATCGTGGTCACCGAGGCAGGGTTCGGCAGCGATCTGGGCGCCGAGAAGTTCTTCGACATCAAGTGCCGGGCCGGGGGACTCACCCCCGAAGCCGCAGTGCTCGTGGCCACGGTGCGCTCACTCAAGATGCAGGGTGGTGTCCCCAAGCCCGAACTCGATCGCGAGAATGTGGGCGCCCTCGAGCGTGGGCTGCCCCATGTGGCGCACCATGTGCGCAATGTGCAGCAGTTCGGCGTGCCGGTGGTGGTGGCCATCAACCGGCGCACCAGCGACAGTGCGGCGGAGCTCGAGCTGGTGCGCACTTTCGTGGAGCAGCTCGGGGTGCCGGTGGCGCTTTGCAATGTGTGGGCCGAGGGCGGGGCGGGCGGCGAAGCGCTCGCGCGCGAAGTGCTCACGCTGCTGGAAAGCCGACGCGCGGCGTTCCGTCCGCTGTACGACACCAGCCGCCCCATTCGCGAGAAGATCCGCACGGTGGCCCAACAGGTCTACGGCGCCGACGGGGTGGACTTTTCCAGTGCCGCGGAAAAGAGCATCGACTGGCTCGAGGCCAATGGACTGGGCCACACGCCGGTGTGCATGGCGAAAACGCAGTACTCACTCACCGATGACGCCTCGCGCCTGAACGTGCCCACCGGGTTCCGCATCACGGTGAACGAAGTGTACGGCAGCGCCGGCGCCGGATTCGTGGTGGCCAAGTGCGGCGACATCATGACCATGCCCGGCCTGGCCAAGAAGCCCGCGGCCGAAGGCATGCGCCTGCGCCCCGACGGGACGATCGAGGGGCTCAGCTGAGCGACGCCGCCAACCTCAATCCAGCAGCTGCACGGCGCCACTGCCGCGGGTGAGATTGGCCACCGTCGTGGCGAGTGCCGCCACCGACGCGCGGGGCAGCTTCACCGTGAAGCCAGCCTGTTCGCGGAAGTCCTGCGACAGGACCTCCGCGTCGAGGGTGGGCAACAGCTGCTGGATGGCGCCGATGTGGGCGTAGCCCACGGCGAACCGTACGCGCACCGTGTCGACATGCACGACCGTAGGGAGCGACGCCAGCGCCTCCTGCACCGCCCCGCCGTAGGCCTTCACCAGCCCGCCGGTGCCCAGCTTCGTGCCACCGTAGTAGCGGGTGACCACCGCCGCGATGTCCCCGAGGCCGCTGTGCTGCAGCACCGTGAGCATCGGCCGACCGGCGGTGCCGTGCGGCTCGCCGTCGTCGCTGAGGCCGATGCGATCGGTGCTGCCGGGGGCGCCGATCAGATACGCCCAGCAGTTGTGCGTGGCGTCCGCGAACTCGGCCCCCATGGCCTTGATGAACGCCTGCGCCTCGTCGATGCGGGTGGTCGGCGCGACGGTGCAGATGAAGCGACTGCGGTCGATCACCTGCTCCACACGGTGGGGGCCGCGGGGCATGGGGTACCGCACGTCATCCATGCGGCGGCAGTGGCTTACTTGTAGGGGCTGTCGTTCCGGGCGCCACCGCCGCCGCCACCGCCACCGGGACGGCGCGGACCACGACGACGACGGGCGCCGCCCTTGGGCGCCTCGCCGGCCACGGGCGTCGAGCGATTGCCGGCGGCCGGCGCAGAACGCGGCCCCCGCTCGGTCTTCGCCGGCTTGGCCGTGCGCCGCGCCGCCTCGGCGTCCTGCGCTGCCGTTCGGCGCGCCGCCTTCTCCGCCGCGCGCGCGCGATCCTCCGCCTTCTTCTTGCGAATTTCGGCGATGCGCTCGGCGATGGGCACCTCGAGCTTCGCCTGCGGCTTGGCCGTGTAGTCGAAGTCCGGCACGGTGACCCGTGGCAGCTGCTTCTTGATGGCGCGCTCGATGAGCTTGAGTTCGCCCTCTTCTTCCGGGCTGACGAAGGTGAAGGCCTCACCGGTCGCTTCGGCGCGCGCGGTGCGCCCCACGCGGTGGATGTAGTCCTCCGCCGCCACCGGCACATCGAAGTTCACCACATGGCCCAGTGCCTCCACATCAATGCCGCGCGCGGCAATGTCGGTGGCAACGAGCACCTGATACGTGCCGTCCTTGAAGCCGGCGAGTGCCTGTGTGCGCTGGCTCTGCGAGCGGTTGCCGTGAATGCGCTCGGCCTTGATGCCGGCCGTGACGAGTTGGCTGGCCAACCGGTTCGCGCGGTGCTTGGTGCGGGTGAACACCAAGGCCTGCGGCATGTCGCCACGCTTGAGCAACGCCACCAGCAGGGCGCTCTTGAGGTCCTGCGACACCGGGTACACCGCCTGCGTGATCCCCTTGGCCGGGGCGGCCTGACGCTGAAGGTTGAGGGTGGCCGGCTTGTTGAGCATCTCCTGCGCGAGCGCCGCAATTGGCGGCGGCATGGTCGCGCTGAAGAACAATGTTTGCCGCTTGGTCGCCGGCAGGTGCCGCAGGATCTTCTTGATTTCGGGGAGGAAGCCCATGTCGAGCATGCGATCGGCCTCGTCGAGCACGAGGAACTCGAGGGCGTCCAGCTTGGCGTACGACTGCCGGAAGTGATCGAGCAAGCGGCCTGGCGTGGCCACCATGACATCCACGCCACTGCGGAAGGCGTGCTCCTGCGGCCCCATGCCCACCCCGCCGAACACGGCGGCCCCGGTGAGCGGAGTATGTGTGGCCACATCGTTGAAGCTCTGCACGATCTGGGCGGCCAGTTCACGCGTGGGCGTGAGCACCAGGGCGCGTGTCTTGCCACGCGGCCGCGTCATGAGATGATGCAGGATGGGAAGCAGGAAGGCGTACGTCTTGCCGCTGCCGGTCATGGCGCAGGCCAGCAGGTCGCGCCCCTCGAGTGCCGGCGGGATACTCTCGCCCTGAATGGGCGTGGGCCGGGCGAAGCCGAGGTCCTTGAGGCCTTGCAGAAGACTCGGGTGCAGCTGAAGCGAAGTAAACGTGTGTGAAGCAGTCACGAAGTCTGGTCTGGATAGTTTGTGTTCGTCAAAGCTCGCCGATTGCTCTAGCCGACGCCATGCCCGCGGCCGGATATTGGCGCATGACCCGTTTCACTGTCCGTGCGTCGCGGTCTCACCGGTGGCGCGTAATCGCGTGCAGCATACTCGCTTGCGGCGTGTTGACCGCCGTGCCGCCGGCGGTGCCGGCGCAATCGCCACCGCCCGCCGCTCCCGCGGTGCGGCCCAATGTGGTCCTCATCATCACCGATGATCTGGGCTTCGCCGACATCGGGCCGTACGGCGCCACCGACGTGCGCACGCCGCATCTCGACCGTCTGGCGCGCGAGGGGACGCGCTTCACGCAGTTCTACGCCAACGGCGTGCTGTGCACCCCCACGCGCGCCGGCCTCATTACCGGACGCTATCAGCAGCGCTACGGCCTCGAGGTGCCACTTGGCGGGCCGGCCTCCGGTGAACGTGGTGGCCTGGTGCCGACGGGCACCTCGCTGCCGCAGCTGCTGCGGGCCAACGGGTACACCACCGCCCTCGTGGGCAAGTGGCACCTGGGCTACGCGCCAACGATGTCCCCGGGGGCGCATGGCTTCGACTGGTTCTGGGGGCTCAAGAGCGGATATCACGACTACTACCAGCACACGGACGGTGCCGGACTCCCCGACCTGTACGAAAACGACACCCCCATTCGGGCGGAGGGGTACAGCACCGATCTCATTGCGCAGCAGGCCGTGGCCTTCGTTGAGCGGGAACGTCACCGCCCCTTCTTCATCGACGTCGCCTTCAACGCGCCGCACTGGCCCTTCCAGCCACCCGATCATCCCAGCGTGGCCCGCGCCAATGGCCGACTCCTGAGCCCCAGCGATTCGGCGGCGGGGACGCGTGCCGATTATGTGGCGATGGTGGAGCGTCTGGACCGCGGGGTGGGAACGATTCTGCGCGCGCTCGACCGGCTGGCGCTGCGCGAACGCACCATCGTGATCTTCACCAACGACAACGGCGGCGAGTGGCTCTCGAACAACGGCCCCTTCTTCAACCGCAAGTACACCGTGTGGGAAGGCGGCATTCGAGTGCCCACGATTGTGCGGTGGCCGGGGCGGGTCCCCGCCAATGCGCGCACGGCGCAGGTGGGCATCACCATGGATCTGACCGCGTCGGTGCTCGCGGCAACCGCGACCCCCGTGCCCGATTCCGCTCGCCTCGAGGGCATCGATCTCTTCCCGGTGCTGCGCGGCGCACGGCCCATTGTGCCCCGCACGCTCTTCTGGCGGTCGACCTTCGAAGGCCGGACGCAACGCGCCGTGCGCGACGGCCGCTGGAAGTATGTGCGCGATGCCAATCATGATTTCGTGTTCGACCTGAGTACCGACACCGGGGAGCGCCGCGATCTCACGCGCACGCACCCAGAAATCGCCCGCCGGCTTCGGCAGCGCCTGCTCGCCTGGGAGCAGGAGGTCGATACCGAAGCCCATTCCCGCCGGGTCACGCACGGCGACCCGAAGGAGCCTTGATGCACTGGCCGCTCTCCCCCCGCACGCCGGTGGCGCTGCTGGTCGCCCTGTTGGTGGCGACTGCTGCACCCGCCACGGCGCAAACGCCGCCCTCGGTGCGCGCCATCGAGGCCGCCCCGTTTCCGTCCGCCATGGTGGCCTCGCCACGGGGTGACCTCGTGGCCTGGGTACACAACACCGAAGGGGTACGCAGCATCTTCGTGGCCGCGGCGCCCGCGTACGCCGCCCGGCGCGTCGTGCATTTCGGGGCCGATGACGGACAGGAAGTAGCCCAGCTCGCCTTCTCCGCCGATGGACGGACGCTCTGGTTCGTTCGCGGCAGCGGTCCCAACCGTGCGGGAGAGAACCCCAACCCCACCAGCGATCCGACCGGCGCCGAGCAGGCGATCTGGCGGGTGCGACTCGACGCGAACGGGGCCGGAGCCGAACGCGTCACCGAGGGGAGCACCCCAACGCCCGCGCCATCGGGAGAGGGGCTGCTGTTCGCGCGCCGCGGCCAGGTCATGACATTGACCACCACGGGAAGCACGGGGGAAGCCGCACCACTCTTCCGCATGCGTGGGAGCGCGAGTGAATTCCGCTGGTCTCCCAACGGCGACATGGTGGCTGTGGTGTCGAGCCGCGGGACGCACGCCTATGTGGGCGTGTACGACCTGCGGGCGAAGAGCCTGCGGTGGATGTCGCCCAGCACCGACACCGACGGTTCGCCGGTGTGGTCGCCCGACGGCACGCGGCTGGCTTTCCTGCGACAGCCCTACGAACGACGCCGCATGATCTTCCTGGCGGTGCGCACGGCCCAGCCGTGGAGCATTCAGGTGGCCAATGTCGCCACCGGCGTGGCCTCGCCGGTGTTTCGTGCGTCCCCCGGCACCGGCTCCGCCTTCTGGCCCATGCAGGCGGAAACGCAGCTGCTCTGGAGCGCCGACGACCGCCTCGTGTTTCCGTGGGAGCGCGACGGGTTCCTGCACCTGTACAGTGTGCCGGCAGCAGGTGGCGCCTATACCCAGCTCGATCGCGGCCCGCACGAGGTGGAATTCGTCACGCTCGACCGCACGCGCACCCAGCTGCTCTTCAACTCCAACCAGGGTGATCGTGATCGCCGGCACCTGTGGCGTGTGAGTCCTGCCGGCGGCAATGCGCCCACGCCCCTCACCGGCGGGGCCAGCATCGAGTGGATGCCCACGCCACTGGCCGACGGCAGTGTGGCCTTCCTGCGGAGCGATGCACGGCTGCCGGCGCATGCGTCCATCATCACGGCCACGGGCACCACGTTCGCCGCCGCCCGGTATCTCGCCCCCGAAACCATGCCGGCTGACTTCCCCAGCCGGGAGCTCGTGGTGCCGAGCGCCGTGGACATCACGGCGGCCGACGGCATCACGAGTCATGCGCAGCTGTTCCTGCCACCGGCCGGTCGGTTCAGTGGCAGGCGGCCGGCCATCATCTTCCTGCATGGCGGCTCGCGCCGGCAGATGCTGCTGGGATGGAACTACGGGGCGTACTACCACCACGCGTACGCCTTCAACCAGGCACTCGCCCTGCGCGGATGGGTGGTGCTCTCGCTCAACTTCCGCAGCGGCATCGGCTACGGACGCGACTTCCGCGAAGCGCTCGACTACGGCGCCGGCGGCGCCAGTGAGTACCGCGATGTGGTGGCCGCCGCGCGGTGGCTGCGTGCGCGCGCCGACGTGGACACCGGCAAGGTCGCGCTGTGGGGAGGCAGTTACGGCGGCTATCTCACCGCCCAGGGGCTGTCACGCAACCCCGAACTCTTTGCGGCCGGCGTGGACGTGCACGGCGTGCACGATTGGAACGTGGGGATCCAGACGTTCCTCACCGACTACAACGCGCTCGAGGAGCCGGCCGCCTCCCGCCTGGCGTTCCTGTCGTCACCGCTCTCGCAGGTGCGCCAGTGGAAGGACCCGGTCCTGCTCATTCACGGGGACGACGATCGCAACGTGCGCTTCATCGAGACGCTCACGCTCATACAGCGGCTGCGCGCGCAGAATGTGCCCGTGGAACAGCTGGTGCTGCCCGACGAGATTCACGGCTTCCTGCGGCACGAGTCATGGATGCGCGTGTTCGAATCGGCCCTCGACTTCCTCGACCGGCGGGTGCTGCGGCAGAAGTGAGCGGTGAGATGCGAGCGGTGCGTGGGCGAGTCGACCATGGAGCTGGAGCATTGAGCCCGGATCGCCGTCAGCCCGTGGCGGCGATCTCTTCGCCCGGATTGATGAACTGGTCCTGCTCGAGCTGGTACTGCCGGTTGTACAGATCGCGATAGCGTCCGCCCAGCGCGAGCAGTGCGGCGTGGGTGCCACGCTCCACGATGCGCCCCTTCTCCAGCACGAGAATCTGGTCGGCACTGGTGATCGTGCTGAGGCGGTGCGCAATCACGAAGGTCGTGCGTCCGGCGCGGAGACGGCGCAGCCCCTCTTGAATGAGGTGCTCACTCTCCGAATCAAGACTCGAGGTGGCTTCGTCGAGGATGAGCACCCGCGGGTCGGCCAGGATGGCGCGGGCGATCGCCACGCGCTGCCGCTGTCCGCCCGACAGTTTCACGCCGCGCTCGCCCACGATCGTGTCGTACTGCTGCGGGAAGCCCATGATGAAATCGTGGGCATTGGCGATCTTGGCCACGGCCATGATCTCCTCGTCGGTGGCGCCCGGCTTGGTGAAACCGATGTTGTCGCGCACGGTGCCGTCAAAGAGGAAGTTGTCCTGCATGACCACGCCCAGATGGCGGCGATAGTCGCGCAGCTTGAGCTCGCTGACCGGCGTACCATCCACACGGATGCGCCCCTGCTGCGGCTGCGCAAAGGCCATGATGAGCGAGATCATGGTGCTCTTGCCACTGCCACTCGAGCCCACCAGCGCCGTCGTGGTGCCCGCCGGTGCATCGAAACTCACATGCTGCAGCACGGGCACGTCCGGCTCGTACTCGAAGGTGACGTCCTCGAACTGCACGTGCCCCACCACGGCGGGGACCGCCTGCTTGGCCGCGTCCTCCTGGTCCTCGGTGGCCATGTCACGCAGTTCGCGAATGCGATCGAGGCCCGCGAAGGCTTCGGTGATCTGCGTGCCGATGCTGGCAATCGAAATGAGCGGTGCCGTGACCATGCCGATGAACACCACGAACGTGATGAGGCTGCCCAGCGTCATGCGGCCGCGAATGACATCCCCACCGCCCACGTACATCACGATCACGCCGATCACGCCCACCACCCCGAGTCCCAGCGTACCGGTGAGCGACGTGCCGGTGATCGTCTTCGCGATATTCTGGAAGAGACGCTGCACCCCCTGGCCAAACACCTGCTTTTCCCGTTCCTCGGCGGTGTACACCTTGATGAGACGGATGCCGCCCAGCGTTTCCGTGAGCCGGCCGGTCACTTCGGCCTGAATGACACTGCGCTCACGAAAGATGGGACGGAGGCGCTTGAAGGCGATGCTCATGCCGGCGCCGAAGAGGGCCAACGGGAGCACCGTGGCGAGGGTGAGCTTCCAGTTGAGATAGAGGAGCACGCCCATGGCCCCGATGGCGCTGAGGATGCCGCCGGTGAGCTGGATGAGCCCCGTGCCGATGAGATTGCGGATCCCCTCGGGGTCGCTCATGACCCGGCTCACCAGAACGCCACTCTTGGTGCTGTCGAAGTAGCGTACCGGCAGGCGAATGAGGTGCCCCTGCACCTCCTCGCGCAGCTGGGCGATGGCCTGCTGCGCCGCCACGCTCACCACCTGCGACAGGGCGTAGCCGGTCACGGACTGCACAAGGGTCGCGGCGAGGCCGGCGAGCGCGACATAGCCGAGCAGCCGCAGGTCGCCCTGCGGCAGCGCCTCGTCGAGCACCCGCTTCGTGCTGTAGGGGAGCACGAAGCTCGAGGCGCGACTGATGAGCATGAGCACGAGGCCGATGCCCACCGAGCGGCGATGCTGTATGATGAGCGCACGGGCTTCGCCCCAGGCTCGGCGGCTGTCGTACTTCGGCTTCTTGGGTGCGGCAGGGGGAGGAACCATCGTCGGAATTTAGTCGCGATGTCCCGCCCTCGTCGTGCGACAGAAAGATCATTATCACGTCAGTAACACGCCAGCATAAGCGTGTCATTCATTCATCCTGAACCAGGTTCGGGGCTGCCGTTTCGCGGGCGAGGCGCGGGCGAGGCGCGGGCGAGGTGCGGGCGAACGGTTCCGCCCCCCGATACGTTCACGCCGGTAGGAGCACGTCGCGAGGCGCGCGTCTGGTTTGGTCCCCCGCGGCGACCTCCGGTAGTTTACGGAGTGACCCGCTCCCCATCGGAACTGCATGTTCATACCAAATAAAGAAACGCTGGCCAAGGTCGAGGTGCTCGCCGACCTCGAGAAGGACGTGGACGAGTTGATGACGGCGCACGAAGCCAAGCGCGTGCTGTGGTTCCCGTCCGAACTGCTCGCCCCCGAGCCGGACACGGACCCCGATCTGCACGTGCGGCAGCTGCGCGAGCGGGCCCGTGGCATCAGCATGCCCGCCCGGGTGGCCCTGGCGCTGAATACCCTCACCGAAGAGGGGTTGCCGCATTTCCATCGCCTGCTCGCCACCTACCTGGGGGGCGACACCTTCTGGGCCAAGTGGAACAACCTCTGGACTGCCGAGGAAGACCGGCACGGGGCGGTGCTGCATGACTACGCGCACGACAGCCGCATCCTCGACAATCCCGTGCTCGAGCGCATGCAGTTCGAGTACCTGAAGGCGGGCTTCGAGCCGGAATGGGACAAGGACCCGTACCGGGTGTTCGTCTATACGTCGCTGCAGGAGCGCGCCACGCAGGTGAGCCACGCCAACACCGGCAAGCTCGCCGGTGAGTACGAGCCGCTCATCGGCGAAGTCCTGGCCAACGTGGCCAAGGAAGAAGCGCGGCACTACGTGTTCTACCGCGAGATCTTCAAGCGCGTGCTCGAGCGCGACGCCAGCAACGCCATGGTGTCGGCGTCGCTGATCATGCCCAGCATCGAGATGCCGGGGGTGAGCATGCCGCACTTCCGCGAGATGGCCGACGTGATCCGCCGCGCGGGCATCTACGGGCCGCGCGACTACATCCGGATCGTCGAGGATCTCATCAAGTTCTGGGCGCTCGACAAGGTCGAGGGGCTCAACGAAGCGGGGAAAAAGGCGCAGGAAAAGATCATGGCCATCACGGCGCGCCTCGAACGCGTGGCCGACATGATGGAGACGCGCAGCAAGGCCAAGACCTTCGCCTTCAACGTCGCCTTCGCGCGCGAATTCGCGATGGACTGACACGCACGGCGCGAGCACCGGCCGCAAGGCGGGGGACGGTTGGCGCCGCACCGGCGCGAACGCCGTCCCCCGCGTTCGTCTTCAGCCGGAGTTCCTGAGCCCCGCCGCAATGCCGTTGATGGTGATGTGGATGCCGCGTCGGACGAACTCGTCCACCGCCGCCCCCGCCTCGGCGGTTTCCCGATGCCGCTGCA
Proteins encoded:
- a CDS encoding acyl-ACP desaturase translates to MFIPNKETLAKVEVLADLEKDVDELMTAHEAKRVLWFPSELLAPEPDTDPDLHVRQLRERARGISMPARVALALNTLTEEGLPHFHRLLATYLGGDTFWAKWNNLWTAEEDRHGAVLHDYAHDSRILDNPVLERMQFEYLKAGFEPEWDKDPYRVFVYTSLQERATQVSHANTGKLAGEYEPLIGEVLANVAKEEARHYVFYREIFKRVLERDASNAMVSASLIMPSIEMPGVSMPHFREMADVIRRAGIYGPRDYIRIVEDLIKFWALDKVEGLNEAGKKAQEKIMAITARLERVADMMETRSKAKTFAFNVAFAREFAMD
- a CDS encoding ABC transporter ATP-binding protein, with the translated sequence MVPPPAAPKKPKYDSRRAWGEARALIIQHRRSVGIGLVLMLISRASSFVLPYSTKRVLDEALPQGDLRLLGYVALAGLAATLVQSVTGYALSQVVSVAAQQAIAQLREEVQGHLIRLPVRYFDSTKSGVLVSRVMSDPEGIRNLIGTGLIQLTGGILSAIGAMGVLLYLNWKLTLATVLPLALFGAGMSIAFKRLRPIFRERSVIQAEVTGRLTETLGGIRLIKVYTAEEREKQVFGQGVQRLFQNIAKTITGTSLTGTLGLGVVGVIGVIVMYVGGGDVIRGRMTLGSLITFVVFIGMVTAPLISIASIGTQITEAFAGLDRIRELRDMATEDQEDAAKQAVPAVVGHVQFEDVTFEYEPDVPVLQHVSFDAPAGTTTALVGSSGSGKSTMISLIMAFAQPQQGRIRVDGTPVSELKLRDYRRHLGVVMQDNFLFDGTVRDNIGFTKPGATDEEIMAVAKIANAHDFIMGFPQQYDTIVGERGVKLSGGQRQRVAIARAILADPRVLILDEATSSLDSESEHLIQEGLRRLRAGRTTFVIAHRLSTITSADQILVLEKGRIVERGTHAALLALGGRYRDLYNRQYQLEQDQFINPGEEIAATG